A segment of the Nasonia vitripennis strain AsymCx chromosome 2, Nvit_psr_1.1, whole genome shotgun sequence genome:
TTAAGTCTAATGGTCATTACTCGTCCTTGAACAACCCCCCAATAAACTTAAACGCATAGGTCAATATCAAAAGTTTTAAAGTGCCGATATAGCCCCAATGAGTGACATATCTTGATAGCAAAGATTAACTTATTTTCaagcgcgcacgagagagcgGTAAAATTTACAATAGTTACGTCACTCACTTATGCAGTTAAGATCCACACTTGACACACGCACGTctcgtgcacacacacacacggttTCTAGAATTGAAATTGATAGCAGAGGAAACTTTTAAGTTCGAAAAACTACGTAGCCCGTGTGGGTTATCTTATCGTGACGAAATCCTCTATCTTTTCAAGTCCGCGACTCGACGACTCGTGTCGTCTCTTGGATTTCTAGAAAAGCTCGACTTGtaaataaacagaaaaagcCTGTGCTGAGgtacgtatatatacgcgtgctctataaaattgataaagaCGTGTAGAATCATCGACACGGGAAACTTCCTTTTGCGTCGCTATACTTTTACGCCTCTTTTTTTGGCTTTTTGCCATCGATACCTCATCCGAGTGTTCGTagagaataaatatttacgaTATTGCCGGGTGCAAGACTTCGTAACGGTCAGTATGATCATTTGAGATGTGTCGATAATTTAAAAgtctaaaattaattatagcCGATGTATTTTAAAGAGTGAACAGAGATGCGAAATATTTCGGAAGGCGCGAGTTTGGAGTTTCTAAGCAGAACTAAACTTTAATAtggattttgaaatattaaaagttTGACTGATATGCGCGTTAGTATATTTTGACAATAATACAAGTCGTATTTTAATCGTATACACGTAGTTAATTTCGTGATTCACATCagaaaatcgtaaaatttacttttgataaatgaaaaaaaaaatgtttgtttaaatttaattttcaaggCTTTGAAACTTATCAACAACTACTACTCAAGACAGAAAATCTATCAATAACACGATCTCTCTTGATGATCGACATTGTAATATTATCTAATCTGaagaataatataattaaacgaaaaaataataagatataACCCGTGCATTTATTAAACTTGAATGGCAGTTTTTTCTTCTAGACTAAGCGCTAGTTGTTATTCTCGTGttttcgttaaaaaattaattattgaagaacttgatgaatttttaattacgatTGCAAATTGAATCTTTAATAAATctgatatttatataatataaggttGTAGGAAGTAAACTCATTAGatttaattagaaaatatCGGTATTTTAATTGAAACTGGAGCACAATTAAAGCTCGCACTAACAATGGAGTGTAAACTCCGCTTTCAGTTATATTGGAAAATTGAAATAGTTCAGCAGTCAAAGGAAATGCGATTTTTAAGCTTTAATCGCAATAAATTTGCTCTTGCTTTCGAGTAATATTCTTCAAACCCTGTAATTTATCAGAAAATCATCTCATATTCGCGAGGCACGTGGCAGCTATAGATGTATACATCTCCCGGTCCGATATTGCATTGATTattcatttacaataaaaGCATTTTGTAATTAGCTTACGGTTGTTCGGGAATTATGGCGGGTTTTAAAACAGTCTAAGTATTATTCGGGAAATTTTTCATTCTTCTTAGAACCGATGTAAACAAACCAGTTCCAGTTAATGCATACGTAAAGAATATTCATAAAACCAGCATCAATATTAAAACAGCCGAATTCCCCAATGTAGTTCTGGAATTTAGTCTATTTACAGTAGGTGTGTGAAGTATGTGTTTGTGAAAATGTAAAAGGCGCTTCCTTTGTTTACTGTGACGTATCGCATGCATCGTCGCTATAAGCGGACCGATACAAAGACATCCTATTTAGAATAACAGCAAGAACCCCCTGAGAGAAGAAGCGACTTTCGCTGTAAGTATAGCATCAAACTAAGTACGCATTTCGGGACAACAAGTACACGAACCTCGACACGAACTTGTACGCGGAAAGCGTCATGAAACATCGTTGCCACAGGCTACAGAGCTTATCCAAATAGTCTAAATTCAAGAATCTCTCGAGTCAAAACATCCGTAAAACCCTCGCATTACTCGAATCAACAATCAACAAAAACGCGACATAAAGTCGCACCGGCGCATGAAAGCGTCTACACGCACCTCtacgtatatacctatatacagcCGGCGTTTTTCCTCGACACCGGTAATTCGCGCAGCCTCGTATCACTCATCACGTCACGACCAGACTGTCATTTCACTGTTTTTCGCTTCTATTATGCATTATCTCGCGAATGCAAAAGCCGAGGCTCGAAGTTACAGCTGAGCTCGATGTCGGCTTCGTTCGGAGCAAACGGCCGAAGAAAGGATACGTGTACGTACTTTGCTCTATATTCGTAGAACTGAAGATACTTACGGTTCTATTTCGTGCACTGTGTACTGTATGTGTTCGGAGAAAAGCAACTGCACTCGTTGGATCCAATGACAGATGCGGTATCGTTCGACACCGAGCCTCTCTCTTCCGATGATTCTCGTCCTTCACGAGCTATCGCGCAGAACTAAGCACTGTGTCGGACTGCCGCGAGCGCTCCTctctcttttattattttttcgagAAGGTACGACCAGAGAGtagagactcgcgcgcgcgcgcacacagcaCACGGAACCCTTCCTTCCCGAACGTTCGCCGGCACTCGAATGAATCGATTGGCGCTGCTGCACAGGTTTGCCAACTCTGCGTCGTGTGTATACGAAAAGCTGTTCTTCTTCGTTTGTTGGATGtatgtatacaatatatacGTACAAGTACCCTTTACAGCTTTATTTTTAGACGATTTGGTGTCTTTTCACCTGTTAACGCGTTGTGCGCATGAGTGGGTGAGGTATTTTTAGTTGGCAAATTTTGTCGTTTTTTGAACTAGATTTTAGGTCGGTTTGGCGGTGTGTCACAGCCCGCACCTGTGATTTGATTGTTCGCATGGGGTGAGACAAATGATTAGTTACAATTTTTGAATGAAGAATGCTAGGttctattaaattatttattattttcaaagaattCGTCAATTTACAGGTACATTACAGAGCTCGAATTAATTTTAGaaagagttttaaaaaatacattcaaAGTACAAAAGTACCATAGAACACTGTAACACAGTACAAATTCGTTCatagaaaaattacaatattatgTTTATCATTATTGTAAGTACAATCCCCAGTCTTGTTAAtagttctatttttataaaaattatctagTAATACTTAGGTAATACAAACTGAACTCTAATACTTGCTAAGAGTATTGAAAAAGGTTGTTGTAACAGATATTTGATTAAcgatataaaaatatgtttcaTCAATGCACCCTATTAATACTGAAAAGAGATTACTTTATTATCGTATATAAGTTAAAATTTACCTATActgtgattttaaaatttttttattatcatgtTTTTCTGTAATGCTtctaaaaaattgtaatatttCCCTTTTAAATGTAATTGCTATAAATAGGAGTAAACAACTATTAGTAAAAACATATTTCATTATCAATATCATTAAAACATGCTTTTTATCAATACGCATATTGATAATGAACACAAAGTCATAGTCAGTTCTTGATCATTGCCTTATTCATAATGTTTGTCATTATTGTCTCTTGATTATGCAACTATTTAActaaacataaaattgtttcaatgaaattgtactaaataaatacatagaaACTTGATTACGTTTCTACCACGTTTTATgtgctaatatttttaaattagagAGAAATGAAatcttataataaataatcttaacattttaattataaatcttGGGAAAAGACGAACCAATCAGTGCCTCATTGTTTGAGTATTGGACCCAAGTCTGAATCGTGATCTTCTCATTTCCTAATAATACATTGCAACCCTTGTTTGGCCTAGCAAAAAAACATAACGTGTACAAGGCCATTTCAAATTCTGGTGGAGTTCCAAGGAACATTGATGATAACTTGATTTTGTCCATATACGAGAGATAGAACTTTATCACTGCTGCTTTCTATAATGAtggcaataaataataatttaaaaaatgcaaattagagtagaattattttaaaaatctgaaaGATTACTAACATTAGCTAGCTCCAGTTTGCTAATATATCCTAAGTAGTTTGCTTTGTTCTCATATTCTTCAGTTGCAAAGAAGATCCAGTTATGCAGTCCTGTGATATGACTACCACCTTTTTTCTCGACTAAGAAAACATGTTCAAAACCAGAGCTGCCTAGCTCAGTACGATTTGATCGAGAGTACTGATGAAACCATATTTTCTTCAAGATTTGCCTATactcgtttatatttttttggaaaaagCCTTTACTAGACAGAAAGTCCATTGAGTGCATCATGATACTAGTATTGAGCAAACTGTCTATAAAATCATTTTcctcttcatcttcttctAGGGTAACATCTTCCGCATGAAGTGTATTCATATCGTAGTTATCATACAACTTCTGCATTAATCGTATGGTTGGTACCATATCGAACAAATCTTTTGGTAATAGGAGCaaactgtaaataataaaaaattttgaactgtaaatatttattctttcTTATTATAATCTTTTAAGAAgtgataaataaaatagattCTTACGGTTCTGCAGCTTCATCCTTTGCATCTTTAGAATCTCTCTGTCCTTGATAATTAACATTTAAATATTGGTAAATACCAGTGGGAAGCTTTTCAAACAATTCTTCAGACACTCTCCTTAATTCTTTAGTGCTTATTAATGACTTTTGCTCCGTAGTATGATGCCGTGTGTTGTGGTGATTGTGGTGATGGTTATGGCCTATGAGATACAGTTCACAAATCATGACACTTGAAAATCTTTTGATAAGTAATGAGTTATACTGACCTTTTATAGAAGAGAAGACGGTTAGAAAAATGAGACAGTAGAGAGCTCCATTTATCACAAAcattgtaaaatattgaaTGAATTCTTTTAGTAAAAATAGTATTTCGCGTGTCGCATTTACTTATTTTCTTGATCTTGGTTACGTACGTGTTGTacgtaaatttcttttttttaaacaacgaCCTTAATTATTCATCTTTAAACCAATTTTCCCTGATATTTTAGCAGCCAAACTACAACCAAACATTACTACCAAGAAAGGTTATGTTACCCAAAACAAATGCGAATGACAACAACAACATGGAAGGCATGAAAGTATCTAAACATGCTTTGCAGCTTGCAGATGAGTTACggataggatatatttttgatGGGCAAGAAAAGATGCAAAAATGGAATGAAATGTGAAAGGCCGCGGAATAAAAATCTTTTCACCAATAATTTTGCACGTATGTGtgagttttttatttcttcttaCTAGATTTTTCTCACTTGATCATCCTCAAATTCAATTTtgaacaaatataataaatataagttttcttctaacctcaaaaattcaACCCTACaaaatttgttatttgttGTATATTATTTGCTATCAAGcagttgaaatttttcaaatttatttagatatcaaatttatcattaaaattacaacaattaaatttttattgaaacaGGTGACAAAAATGGAGCTTCCCACTCCAACTCCAGAAGATCTCCAGCGAAAATTGTATTTTCTAATGGAGCAGCTTCAACAGATGGCTAGTGAACTACCACCGAAATATCAAATGCGCCTGCCATATGAATTGCTTTCTGGTCTAGCAAACTGCTTATTAAATGATACTATTTTTGAAATAGTAAAAGGCTTAATGGAAATACAACATGTGACTGAGAAACACTTGTTCCAACAGCGTCTTCAACTGATCAATCAACACCGAATAGAAATTACACAAGTCCTATCAAAACTCGTGACAGATGAAGAAAAGGAAACTGTAAAACAATCTTTATTTCTTAAACATAAAGAACAATTGAAGCAACAAGACACAAAATTGGTATTGCAATTGGATCAAAAGGTAGCTGATCAACAGAGTATTTTGGAAAAAGCAGGAGTACCAGGATTTTATGTGACTAATAATCCCATTGACATTCAAGTGCAAATGAGACtgtgtgattttattattaggCTTAGTAAAATGGAAGTTCCTAGGTACTAAATGTATAACAAGtaatataaattgtaataTGTTTACcatatttttgatataattttttcttaaattaaaataataaactttaGTTATGCTTACTTCATTTGTTGAAGAGATGAGgactttttatattaaaaatgtcaaatacactattttcaaataacaatttttatttgtacaaAGCTTACAatctattttttatcattaagagtaaaaataattaaattatatcatattGAAGTCAAACAAATTGCTGAGGTATTCTCAAGCAGTAACAAAAtgttttgtgaaaaatattacaattgcTGTACATATTTACAGAGTTGGGTACTTGCTTTTTTGTAATCATTCACTATTTAGtacagttttaaaaaataaagattttcaCGTGTATGTCTATATACCTATTTTACACCCAATATATACTGTATTCACTTGTAAAGTTTCAAAAGACaaatttgattttcatttgAAACTTCTAACCTACTTTTTAgtgaaatattttgaaaaaaactttgaaTGAAATTTGACAGTGTCTAATAAAGCAAATAATAATGCTTTGATCATTAATGAAAAGAATATTAATCGGGAATGTGGTGATTTTACTAagatccaaaacttatatattaaaaaaaaaccacaAGCAGCAATTACAAAagttacttttttaaaataataaaaatataaatgcgaATTAATTTAAGTAAAATTAATGATTATGCCTGCAGAGGAGCTTGCTGCTTAGAATTAAATGTCGACGTGTCGTCATCAGTATTTTGCTCAGGTGTTTGTGAGCTTTGTCCATCAAGGAAGCATATCCTGTAAATATCATCAAAGCAGGTGACAAAATGAACTTCGAGTCCATCCGTTATATACTTTGGCAAGTCTTCAAagtcttttttgttttcttctgGCAATATAATACATTTGACTCCAACGCGCTTAGCCTGAAATCAAATTTACATACAATTGAAGTAATTTCTaaagaaacaaatttttacgtttaattaaaaatgataaCTCACAGCGATCGTCTTTTCTTTGATTCCGCCAACAGGTAAAACCTTGCCCATAAGACTGAGCTCTCCAGTCATAGCAACGTCTTGACGAACGGATTTATTTTTAGCCAGCGAAAGGAAAGCCGTAGCTATTGTCGTGCCTGCGCTTGGTCCATCCTTGGGCGTCGCTCCTTCGGGAACGTGCAAGTGCAAATGGGCGTCGTACAAAAAGGTATTCGTTGGATCTGTCTTTTGGAGAAAGTTTCTAGCTACCGTCATTGCTATTCTGATAGACTCCTTCATTACGTCTCCCAAATGACCCGTGAcctttaattataaaatcaaagcatGATAAAATCCTGTCTTTATTGTTATTAGAAGAATAGttctaaaaaatgtattacctCGAAGGTTCCATCGAATTTCTTAGAAGTATCGTTCGGCTTTCTTATTGTCGTTTCAATAAAAAGCGTAGAGCCACCCATAGCTGTCCAAGCTAATCCCATGACCACACCTGGTGGCGTTACGTCGTACATCCTGTCGTGCGTAAATACAGGTTTACCCACAAAATCTGTTAGATTCTCAGCAGTGACGTCGAGACGTTCAGCTTCCTTCTTGACGACTTTAAAAGCTACTTTTCGGTGAACTTTTTCAATGTGCTTTTGTAAATTTCTGACACCAGATTCACGGCAGTAAGATTTGATGAGGGTGACTAGAGCGTTATCTTCAATTTTGATGTGATCTTCAGTGAGACCTGAGTCCTTCATAGACTGAGGTACGAGGTACTGTTTGGCAATAGCTAATTTCTCTTCAGCCACATAGCCCGACATATCAATCATTTCCATACGGTCCCTTAGTGGCTCTGGAATCGTATCGATTACATTGGCAGTGCAGATAAACAAAACCTTAGAAAGGTCGACTGCTACGTCAAGGTAGTGATCTAAGAAATTCGCGTTCTGCTCAGGATCGAGCATTTCTAACAAAGCTGAAGCTGGATCTCCTTGATGACCTCTGAAATTCACAATAAACCAAAAATTAGTTGAAAGTCTAAAAATATACTTCAGTAATTGCAGAAAAATGAATT
Coding sequences within it:
- the LOC100119975 gene encoding poly(U)-specific endoribonuclease homolog — its product is MFVINGALYCLIFLTVFSSIKGHNHHHNHHNTRHHTTEQKSLISTKELRRVSEELFEKLPTGIYQYLNVNYQGQRDSKDAKDEAAEPLLLLPKDLFDMVPTIRLMQKLYDNYDMNTLHAEDVTLEEDEEENDFIDSLLNTSIMMHSMDFLSSKGFFQKNINEYRQILKKIWFHQYSRSNRTELGSSGFEHVFLVEKKGGSHITGLHNWIFFATEEYENKANYLGYISKLELANKAAVIKFYLSYMDKIKLSSMFLGTPPEFEMALYTLCFFARPNKGCNVLLGNEKITIQTWVQYSNNEALIGSSFPKIYN
- the LOC100117590 gene encoding gonadal protein gdl — encoded protein: MELPTPTPEDLQRKLYFLMEQLQQMASELPPKYQMRLPYELLSGLANCLLNDTIFEIVKGLMEIQHVTEKHLFQQRLQLINQHRIEITQVLSKLVTDEEKETVKQSLFLKHKEQLKQQDTKLVLQLDQKVADQQSILEKAGVPGFYVTNNPIDIQVQMRLCDFIIRLSKMEVPRY